From one Populus alba chromosome 17, ASM523922v2, whole genome shotgun sequence genomic stretch:
- the LOC118031836 gene encoding probable prolyl 4-hydroxylase 7: MVFSLLATAARLPSFSYASVETSKTGAFTKAFDPTRAAQLSWQPRAFVYKGFLSDEECDHLIDLAKGKLVKSMVANDETGESMESQERTSSGMFIFKTEDEIVNGIEARIAAWTFLPEENGEPIQILRYEHGQKYEAHIDYFVDKANQEEGGHRAATVLMYLSDVKKGGETVFPTSEGNIL; encoded by the exons ATGGTTTTCTCTTTGCTTGCTACCGCTGCTCGTCTTCCCTCCTTTTCTTATGCTTCTGTGGAAAC ATCGAAAACAGGTGCATTTACAAAGGCCTTTGATCCGACTCGGGCAGCTCAACTCTCTTGGCAACCCAG GGCCTTCGTTTACAAGGGATTCTTATCAGACGAAGAGTGTGATCATCTTATTGATCTG gcCAAGGGTAAGCTTGTGAAATCAATGGTGGCTAATGATGAAACTGGAGAGAGCATGGAAAGCCAGGAGAGAACCAGTAGCGGcatgtttattttcaaaactgAG GATGAAATTGTTAATGGTATTGAGGCCAGGATTGCTGCCTGGACTTTCCTCCCAGAAG aaaatgggGAGCCGATTCAGATACTACGCTACGAGCATGGCCAGAAATACGAAGCACATATTGATTATTTCGTGGACAAGGCTAATCAGGAAGAGGGTGGCCATCGGGCCGCCACCGTACTTATGTACTTGTCTGATGTTAAGAAGGGGGGAGAAACCGTATTTCCCACTTCAGAG GGCAACatattataa
- the LOC118031879 gene encoding serine/threonine-protein kinase D6PK, protein MDKHTTQKMGAFDAEAESVITSSFQDLSFTNSTVSIGLCSSVSDNSVGNSSNVSNGTAASESKESEKASLIFDPNEASFRSSYPSKPHKGNDFRWDAVQCVKGKDGDLGMGLGHFRLLKKLGVGDIGSVYLAELRGMGCLFAMKVMDKGMLAGRKKLLRARTEREILGLLDHPFLPTLYSHFETDKFSCLLMEFCSGGDLHILRQRQPGKHFSEQAARFYASEVLLALEYLHMMGVVYRDLKPENVLVREDGHIMLSDFDLSLRCCVSPTLVQSSTVSSSKISSYCIEPSCIDPACKLPVCVEPSCLQPSCLKPRFFNPKTAKAKNEKPNLANSNSLPVLVAEPTTARSMSFVGTHEYLAPEIIRGDGHGSAVDWWTFGIFLYELILGRTPFKGNGNRETLFNVVGQPLKFPEGSSVSFAAKDLIRGLLMKDPQKRLGFKRGATEIKQHPFFETVNWALIRSTHPPEIPKPVDLLSLNLAFKSSLAPIDNRATDSDRSSGPFLDFEFF, encoded by the exons ATGGACAAACATACAACACAAAAGATGGGAGCGTTCGATGCTGAGGCTGAGTCTGTGATTACTAGCAGCTTTCAGGATCTTAGTTTCACTAACAGCACTGTTAGTATCGGCTTGTGTAGTTCCGTCTCTGATAATAGTGTTGGTAATAGCAGCAATGTGAGCAATGGTACTGCTGCTAGTGAATCTAAAGAGAGTGAAAAGGCTAGTTTGATTTTTGACCCAAACGAGGCTAGCTTCAGGAGCTCCTACCCCTCGAAACCCCATAAGGGAAATGACTTTAGATGGGATGCTGTACAGTGTGTAAAGGGTAAAGATGGGGATTTGGGGATGGGTTTGGGTCATTTTAGGTTATTGAAGAAACTTGGTGTCGGGGATATAGGCAGCGTATATTTGGCTGAGTTGAGAGGGATGGGTTGCTTGTTTGCAATGAAGGTAATGGATAAAGGAATGTTGGCTGGGAGGAAGAAGTTGTTGAGAGCTCGAACTGAGAGAGAGATTTTAGGTTTGTTGGATCATCCATTTTTACCAACCCTTTATTCGCATTTCGAGACCGATAAGTTTTCTTGTTTGTTAATGGAGTTTTGCAGTGGTGGGGATCTTCATATACTCAGACAGCGACAACCTGGAAAGCATTTTAGCGAGCAGGCAGCAAG GTTTTATGCTTCGGAAGTGCTTCTTGCTTTAGAGTACTTGCACATGATGGGCGTTGTATATAGAGATTTGAAGCCTGAAAATGTGTTGGTGAGGGAGGATGGCCATATTATGCTTTCAGACTTTGATCTGTCATTAAGATGCTGTGTGAGTCCTACTCTTGTTCAATCTAGTACGGTGTCGTCTTCTAAGATTTCTTCATACTGTATTGAGCCATCATGTATTGATCCCGCCTGCAAGTTGCCCGTTTGTGTAGAGCCTTCTTGCCTGCAACCATCTTGCCTGAAACCTCGTTTCTTCAACCCCAAGACAGCAAAAGCTAAAAATGAAAAGCCAAACCTGGCAAATTCAAATTCACTTCCTGTACTTGTTGCAGAACCAACCACCGCCCGTTCCATGTCATTTGTCGGTACCCATGAGTATTTAGCACCGGAGATAATAAGAGGGGACGGCCATGGAAGTGCTGTTGATTGGTGGACGTTCGGTATCTTCTTGTATGAATTGATACTTGGTAGGACCCCTTTTAAAGGCAATGGAAATCGAGAGACATTGTTTAATGTGGTAGGTCAGCCCCTAAAATTTCCTGAAGGATCTTCTGTCAGTTTTGCGGCAAAAGATTTAATCCGTGGTCTGCTCATGAAGGACCCGCAAAAGAGATTAGGGTTCAAAAGAGGTGCTACAGAGATCAAGCAGCATCCTTTCTTTGAGACTGTTAACTGGGCTCTCATTCGCAGCACTCACCCTCCAGAAATTCCAAAACCAGTTGACCTTTTATCCTTGAATCTCGCATTCAAGTCATCCTTGGCTCCCATTGATAACAGAGCTACAGATTCAGACAGATCATCAGGTCcctttttagattttgaattctTCTAA
- the LOC118031878 gene encoding thaumatin-like protein isoform X1, translated as MKLPKWNTYGFFLFLICPSLLSATTAGRSSGHQVAFYVHNKCPFAIWPATAPNTGHPVIADGGFHLTSGETQRIYAPWDWNGRMWARTGCNFTSRGQPACETGDCDGRLACNGLIGTPPVTLVQVSLQADGSKPNFYDVSLVDGYNLPVSVTSKQVSSKCTIGGCSKNLKNSCPVELQVLNKNGEIVACKSACLAFNLDSFCCSNEYGSPEKCKPSVYSKMFKDACPYYYSYAFDSPAPLVNCASKEYVVTFCPSSWGGDRFSI; from the exons atgaagttgccAAAGTGGAATACTTatggtttctttctcttcttgatATGCCCTTCATTGTTATCAG CTACTACTGCAGGGCGATCATCAGGACACCAAGTTGCATTTTATGTTCACAACAAGTGCCCCTTTGCCATATGGCCGGCGACAGCCCCCAACACAGGCCATCCAGTGATTGCCGACGGTGGATTCCATCTCACCTCGGGTGAAACACAACGCATCTACGCTCCGTGGGATTGGAATGGCCGGATGTGGGCTCGAACTGGCTGCAACTTCACCTCCAGAGGGCAACCCGCCTGTGAAACTGGTGATTGCGATGGGCGTCTAGCATGCAATGGTCTCATAGGCACACCTCCAGTTACACTTGTGCAAGTATCGCTTCAAGCAGATGGAAGCAAGCCAAATTTTTATGATGTGAGCTTGGTTGATGGATATAACCTTCCTGTTTCGGTAACATCTAAGCAAGTTTCATCTAAATGTACCATCGGAGGGTGctcaaaaaacttgaaaaattcgTGCCCGGTGGAGCTCCAGGTCCTCAACAAAAATGGGGAAATTGTGGCGTGCAAAAGCGCTTGCTTGGCTTTCAATCTTGACTCATTTTGCTGCAGTAATGAATATGGAAGCCCTGAGAAATGCAAGCCAAGCGTGTACTCGAAGATGTTTAAAGATGCATGCCCTTATTATTATAGCTATGCTTTTGATTCGCCTGCACCGCTGGTGAACTGTGCATCCAAAGAGTATGTTGTCACCTTCTGCCCTTCGTCATGGGGAGGAGACCGCTTTTCGATATAA
- the LOC118031878 gene encoding thaumatin-like protein isoform X2: MKLPKWNTYGFFLFLICPSLLSGRSSGHQVAFYVHNKCPFAIWPATAPNTGHPVIADGGFHLTSGETQRIYAPWDWNGRMWARTGCNFTSRGQPACETGDCDGRLACNGLIGTPPVTLVQVSLQADGSKPNFYDVSLVDGYNLPVSVTSKQVSSKCTIGGCSKNLKNSCPVELQVLNKNGEIVACKSACLAFNLDSFCCSNEYGSPEKCKPSVYSKMFKDACPYYYSYAFDSPAPLVNCASKEYVVTFCPSSWGGDRFSI, translated from the exons atgaagttgccAAAGTGGAATACTTatggtttctttctcttcttgatATGCCCTTCATTGTTATCAG GGCGATCATCAGGACACCAAGTTGCATTTTATGTTCACAACAAGTGCCCCTTTGCCATATGGCCGGCGACAGCCCCCAACACAGGCCATCCAGTGATTGCCGACGGTGGATTCCATCTCACCTCGGGTGAAACACAACGCATCTACGCTCCGTGGGATTGGAATGGCCGGATGTGGGCTCGAACTGGCTGCAACTTCACCTCCAGAGGGCAACCCGCCTGTGAAACTGGTGATTGCGATGGGCGTCTAGCATGCAATGGTCTCATAGGCACACCTCCAGTTACACTTGTGCAAGTATCGCTTCAAGCAGATGGAAGCAAGCCAAATTTTTATGATGTGAGCTTGGTTGATGGATATAACCTTCCTGTTTCGGTAACATCTAAGCAAGTTTCATCTAAATGTACCATCGGAGGGTGctcaaaaaacttgaaaaattcgTGCCCGGTGGAGCTCCAGGTCCTCAACAAAAATGGGGAAATTGTGGCGTGCAAAAGCGCTTGCTTGGCTTTCAATCTTGACTCATTTTGCTGCAGTAATGAATATGGAAGCCCTGAGAAATGCAAGCCAAGCGTGTACTCGAAGATGTTTAAAGATGCATGCCCTTATTATTATAGCTATGCTTTTGATTCGCCTGCACCGCTGGTGAACTGTGCATCCAAAGAGTATGTTGTCACCTTCTGCCCTTCGTCATGGGGAGGAGACCGCTTTTCGATATAA